Below is a genomic region from Miscanthus floridulus cultivar M001 chromosome 1, ASM1932011v1, whole genome shotgun sequence.
ggtactttgataaccgtattttgatacgagtttcacccctcttaatagtacggctatcgatcctaaatgtgatcacactctctaagtgtctcgatcactaaaacaaaatggctcctaccacttatacttttgccttgagtcttttgtttttctctttcttcttttcaagtccaagcacttgatcatcaccatggcatcaccatcatcatgatatgatcttcatttgtctcatcacttggaatgtgccacctatctcataatcactttgataaactaggttaacacttagggtttcatcaattcaccaaaaccaaactagagctttcacttctGTGTCATGTGCAATCGTGGTAAAGAGGAGACCATTGATCACTTATTCTTCGACTGCCCCTTCGCGAAGAAATGTTGGGCAATAATCCATTTTGACTGGAATGACACACTGCAACTTTCGGATAGATTGGTACAGGCGGGACAGGTTCACAATGTTCCTTTCTTCACGGAGGCAGCCCTAATAGCAGCATGGGAGTTGTGGAAGATGCGCAATGACAAGGTTTTTCAGAGGCGTGATCCAACTCCATCGGCCTGGTTGGCAAACTTTAAAAATCAATGTTTCTTGCAGTCTGTTCGTTTCAAGGATGACCTGCGGTCATCCTTTTGTGTTTGGCGGGATGCTTTTAGTTAATCCCTATCTTTTAGTAAATACAAAATCTATCACTGTGGGACCTCCCCAGTCTTTTgcggtaaaaaaaaaaaacaaaagcacGGGACGGCCCATTGGGTCCAGCAGTGGCCGGATCCGCGACATGCAATACAGGGCCTTTGGCAGCTCAGTTCCCGTGATGATGTGGTGTGTACAAAGTACAAACAAACCCTGACGCTAGCCAACCGGCGGCCACCAGCAATGCCCGGGCCCGAAGCTCAGCAAGGAGAAGCATCGGCATCCAAGCTGGCTTAGCTGATGACCTGACTGATTCAGACAGCTCATCATCATCAGGAACAACAAGATCGGAAGACAAAAACCTCTTTTTTTTCCCCGATTGACGGCGTTTAATTTCACTAAACATCAGGGGCGAAAAACATAGATATTGGATCACGTGCCTGCGTGCGTGCAGCGTCGCGCGTCGGCAGGGCAGCGCACGGGTCCGCCAGACACCGACGACCGGGGCACACACGAGACACGACATGAGGAGGTCCATCTTTCGAACGGGAGTCCCTGTCGCAAACTTGCAGCACGCCGCAAGTGAGCCGCGCCAGTcagctctctctctttttttttttttttgaacctcAGGCAGTTCTCGGCGGTGAGTTGATCGAACCGATGGCATCGGGGGGCGAACTGGCCAAGGCCGCCGAGCGCCGAGTCGCCCAGCCAGTCCAACGAAGCGACGGCCGAAAGGCACGTTTTTGCCCGGCCCTCCCCCCGCTTTCGTGGGACGTCGCTTTTGTTTCCCCCACCGGCCGAAAGAAGCGAGGGAAGGCACCGCCCAGCCCCAGCGCCCACCGAGGCTGCCGCTGTCCTCAAGCCGAGTTCGCTCAGAGCGGGGCCGCACGACAGGCACGCCGAGCTGGCCAAGCCACCCGCCGCTTGTGCTTCCAcgccttctttctttttttcttttctttcctgatgATGATGAAGGTACCGAAAAGATATACTACGAGTTGATAGTTCTGCCAGTTGGAAACAGGCGACCTATGTTTCCTGGAAAGGGTTTACCCTATTGTACGTGAGAGAGTTAGTTATTAGCAGTGCAGGCAAGTTGTATATGTATTTTGGGTTTTTGGGTCATAAAGGTGGAATTTCCCAGTTTCATTTCTCACGCCTATTTGTGGCACTTCACCGATCACATTTCCTGCCATCTCCAAGTCAGCATGTCTCTTCGAGTACAAGCAAGTTGGGTGACAATAACCGCGCATCCTATCCTAATTAACCAATATACGCTCAGGCTATTTACGCCGCAAACATGAAAGTGAGCGTCCAAAAATTAAAAGATTTTTTTCTACAGACATGCATTTTGAAGAACACGCAGAATGTCATTTTGCGCTGGATTGCACGTGCTGGGTGTTCGCTCTTCGCTCAGGGGGCGGCGCTCGATCGAGTGGGCGTAGCGATTCCGATCCGGGCTCTTttcttttgtgtgtgtgtgtgtgtcctgAATTTTTTATTAATGGCTTGTAGTTGTAGGCCAAATCAGAAATATCGTTTTACAAAGATATGCATACGGGATTTACAAAGCACAGAATCGCTAAATTTCAGATCAAATGCTATTAAATCTTCAAATAGTCTGCACCAATAGTCGTCTCTCTCTTTTTTCCCTGCTCCCTCCCTCTAGCTAGCAAAAGGGAGAGGCGAACCAGCTCAGAGCCGGCAACCGCCACCCTGTGCACCAGCTTGTATATTCCTTCTCCCCTACGCTTTCCGtggttccattccattccatcaggcCGCGGGCCGCCCCCGCGCCTCCCCTTTCCACCTGTTCGCGTGCGCATTCGCGCAGCCAGCCAGCCACCGGCACATCGATCGATCGatatcctcctctctctctctccttctctctcttgcTAGCTCGCAGTTCCGATCGACTGATCGAGCCCCTATGCGCGGTTAGTTCCTGCCGGTGTACAgccaacgacgacgacgagctgATCGATCCAAGTCAGCCGGCGGATCGGCCACCAGATGGTCAGTTTGTTCTTCGTCTCCCCACCTTGCTTTGCTGGCTATAGCTAGACAGCGAGTTGATCTGTCTGGTGCTTTATGGAGTAGTAATCCGTACGTTCCTCGATCGTCGCCTGATGATCGATCATGCAGGGGACTCCGGTGAACATCATCGTCGGCTCGCACGTGTGGCTGGAGGACCCCAGCGAGGCCTGGGTCGACGGCGTCGTCACCGAGATCAAAGGCGGCGACGCCACCATCGCCACCACCGATGGCAAAACGGTGCGTTGTACTCCGCGCGCCACCTTGATTATTATTCGTCTCTCTCTCGGTTAATCCTTCTTCAGTCGTCGTCTatcctgctggctgctgccggGGTATAGTATATATTTCGACTTTCGAGTCGACTACTGCTCTGCATGTATATGTAAGAGAAATAATTGGAGCCGCAACCGCAACCCGCAACTAACTGGCCGTCCGTTTCAGGTCGTGGCGAGCCTTGGCAGCATATACCCCAAGGACACGGAGGCGCCGCCGTCAGGAGTGGACGACATGACCAAGCTGGCGTACCTCCACGAGCCGGGCGTCCTGCACAACCTCTCCTGCCGATACGGCCTTAACGAGATATACGTGAGTAATTTAATTTTGCCATCCGGGATGGGGATCCTTAGCTTCGTGCTTCCTCCGTCCCAATATAAACATCGTTATCGTCTTCCGAGAAGTTAAATGTTTTTAATTTTAACTAAATACAtgtaaaaaaataatatttataaaattataatacataattagtatcattagatagatcgttgaatctattttcataataaacttatttaaagatacaaatgctgctaatatttttctataaatctagttaaatttaaaaGAGTTTCACCAACATGATTACATGGCGACACTTGTTTTAGGAACGGAGGTACTACCTCCGTCCCCAGAAGAATGCAATTCTGGAACAGTGTCGTGTTTTAgtatatcaagtttgaccaattatagataaaaaaaattataaatatttatagtatCAAATTAATACagttagattaattatgaaatatattttcataataaattgatttagaGCCATAATGGTGAATACTATTTACTAGTAGAAACTTAGTCAAATATAAATCACTTTTCGTGGAACCTAAAGTATTGTTTTAGGGACGGAGGTAGTAGTATGTACACTTGGTTTTGTCCTTGTCCCGAACTGCTCAAGGCTTCCATTCCGCTACAGCTAACAAACCGTACGCGTGTCGACCTGACAGACGTACACCGGGAACATCTTGATCGCGGTGAACCCTTTCCAGCGGCTGCCTCACCTGTACGACGTGCACATGATGGAGCAGTACAAGGGCGCCAGCTTTGGGGAGCTCAGCCCGCATCTCTTCGCGATCGCAGACGCCTGCTACAGGTCTGCGTGTTCTGGTCCATAATCTCTGTAGATACGATACGGTTCATCGGCTGAAGGCTAGCTGATCGGCGTTCTTCCTTGTGTCAATAATGCAAAAATTTCAGGGCGTTGATCAATGATCAGGAGAGTCAGGCAATCCTGGTGAGTGGCGAGAGTGGTGCCGGCAAGACGGAGACGACCAAGATGCTCATGAGGTATCTCGCATTCATGGGAGGAAGGTCCGGTACCGAGGGACGGACGGTTGAGCAGCAGGTTCTAGAGGTAGGAAAAGCTTGCCATTTCCTCCTTTTtttttctccctctctccttttttATCAGAGCGTCCGCACTAACTTCTTTATTTTTGTACTATGCTCATATAGTCTAACCCAGTACTTGAAGCATTTGGTAACGCAAAGACAGTGAAGAACAATAACTCAAGGTGGACTCTTGGATCAGTAATAACTGCAATTGCACTTTAACAAAATATTGTTTGGTTCTTCTTTTACCATATGCTTAAACATGTCTGCCATTTCAGTCGATTCGGTAAGTTTGTTGAAATCCAGTTCGACAAGTATGGGAAGATATCAGGGGCTGCTGTTCGCACATACCTCCTTGAACGATCACGAGTATGTCAGGTCTCTGATCCTGAGAGGAACTACCATTGCTTTTACATGCTTTGTTCTGCACCCCCTGAGGTAACTCCCAAGCATAGCGCCAGAGCCTAAGTACAATTTCTGGTTTCTGTGTCACTGTGTGGTTACAACCGAAGACCAACTTCTTCATAATGGCCAACTGATTTCAGGATGTAAAAAGGTTTAAGGTGGGAGACCCAAGATCATTCCATTACTTGAACCAAACAAACTGCTATGAAGTGGCCAATGTGGATGATGCAAGAGAGTACATAGAAACTAGAAATGCTATGGATATTGTTGGCATTGATCAAGAGGAACAGGTACATCATATATTAGAAGAAGATTTGAAATGAAATAGCAAATAGACTGCTGAGCCAAGAACTAATTCATCTTCTTTTTTTCACTGCTCAAGGATGCAATCTTCAGAGTAGTAGCGGCAATCCTTCACCTAGGAAACATTAACTTCTCCAAAGGGCAGGAAATTGACTCATCCAAGTTGAGAGATGATAAATCAGTCTATCACCTGAAAACAGTTGCAGAACTGCTAATGTAAGTCATTCAAAAGCTATTTTGGTTATCTGAATCTTTCTGGTATGCTAAAGCATAAACTTATCTTCAGGTGTGATGAGAAGGCCCTTGAAGACTCCCTTTGCCAGCGTGTTATTGTGACACCTGATGGAAATATCACGAAACCCCTTGATCCAGATTCTGCAGCATTAAGTCGTGATGCCTTAGCAAAGACAGTGTATTCACGACTGTTTGACTGGTAAGAATGATGAtatcatgttcatgaatgcaTAAAAAAAGGGAAAATTTCAAGTGCTACTACTGTTGGCTGTAAATATGGATACAAGCTTACTTTTATTTGGGTCATTAGATCGACCCAAAACACATAAATAAAATGAATAAGTCCAGATTTCAAAGCAAGGAAAAGGGAAGAGAAATGAAGTAATGCAGTAAACCAGAACTACCTACTTCATACCCACTTGCACCCCTACCTGTCAGTATATGTAAAGACCACGAGCTGGATGTTTTAGTTACCAATTCAGACTTAGCAACACTAGTAATGGAATCCATCTAAACAATGAGGGGATTTTCTTATTTTGTTTGACAGGATTGTAGACAAGATCAATAACTCAATTGGCCAGGATCCAGATGCGACCAATATAATAGGTGTGCTTGATATCTATGGATTTGAGAGCTTCAAGATTAACAGGTTTGATGTTAGTAGTTTGGTACTGTCTGGTACTGCAAGTATATAGCTATGCATTTTTTTAGTTTTATTATACCTTTTTTTAGTACCTACTGAAAAGCTGATTCAGGATTTAAATTCTGCTCATCTCACAGTTTCGAGCAACTATGCATCAATTTTACAAACGAGAAGTTGCAGCAGCACTTCAATCAGGTTGGACAAGATTAGTAGATACTAAGAGAACAATTAATTAATACTCAATTACTATGGAAACATCTAAAACATCAAACACATGAGTTCCTTTTGCAGCATGTATTTAAgatggagcaagaagaatacaccaGGGAGGAAATAGACTGGAGCTATGTTGAATTTGTAGACAATCAGGATGTGCTGGACCTGATTGAAAAGGTAATTTCTGGGACCATATTGGAAGTGGTATATGGACTACACATACAGAAGAATAATCAAGTATCAGTTGATCAATAACACTTCAACATTGCATGCAGAAACCTGGAGGAATAATTGCACTCCTGGATGAGGCATGGTATGACTTGTGGTACTTTGAGAGAttcatttataaaaaaaaatggaGAAGAGCTTTGATAAACATGTAGCTTTATGTGCAAACTGACACAAATTTGAAAACATACTTCAGTATATTTTGTTGTTACTAAATATTAACATAGCATAGTTTTCCCTAGCAAAGAACATTCCATAGCATGCAATTTGAAGGAAaatataagcatggcatgtctttCATGCAGCATGTTTCCGAAGTCTACACATGAAACATTTGCTCAAAAGATGTACCAAACATATAAGGCACATAAGCGCTTCAGCAAGCCCAAACTTGCTCGGACAGCCTTTACAATCAACCACTACGCAGGAGATGTAAGCAACTATTCAGTTACTATATGAAATTGAAATCAACCAGCAACAGATTTTTAACAAGCAGTTCAACAAAACAGGTGACATATCAAGCGGATCAGTTCCTTGACAAGAACAAAGACTATGTGGTAGCTGAACACCAAGCTCTACTAAATTCTTCAAGGTGCCCTTTTGTTGCAAACCTCTTTCCTCCATTACCTGAGGAAACTTCTAAACAGTCCAAATTCTCTTCAATCGGTACTCGCTTTAAGGTGTGTCATATTGAGCTAGATCTCTATGTTTGACTTTTGAATGGTCAGTAACCCTAATCCATATATATGCAGCAACAACTGCAATCCCTCATGGAAACACTGAATACAACAGAACCTCACTACATCAGATGTGTCAAGCCTAATGCTGTACTGAAACCCGGCATTTTTGAGAACTACAATGTCTTGAATCAGTTGAGATGTGGGGTATGTATGTGAAATTTGTTTTACTATGCTACTCTAACAACTGCAATTTGCACTAGTTTACTGAATCTTTATCTCAATCAGTTTGGCATTTGCACATGGTCGTGGTACAGGGTGTCCTGGAAGCAATTCGGATTAGCTGTGCTGGTTATCCAACGAAGAGGACATTCGATGAGTTCATTGATCGGTTTGGAATGCTTGCACCGGAGCTTGTCGACAGGTATAATGCTCTAGCTGTTGAATTTAAGTAGACAATGTAAATCGATTTGGAACTCTTAAGTGAGATATGTATACTAGTTacactgatttttttttaaagaagATTAAAGTGGGCTTAATGCATTTGCAGTGATGAGAAGGCCGCCTGTGCAGCGATATGTGATAGAATGGGTTTGAAAGGATATCAGGTAGCCTATGATGGGTGGATATGGGAAATAAAACAATCTTATACAAAACTTTCTTTTTTTCAAGACATAACTTTTTTTCAAGACCTCAAATCagacttttttttatatatatcagATAGGGAAAACTAAGGTATTCCTAAGAGCTGGTCAGATGGCAGAGCTGGATGCTCGAAGAGCAGAAATTTTGGCCAATGCCGTGCGACTAATCCAGAGGCGTATAAAGACACATCTTATGCGAAAGGAATTCATTAACTTACGAAAAGCCTCAGTTCAATCTCAGAAGTTCTGGAGAGGTATTTCTTCACCGCTTTGAGCACTTTGTGCCCTCAATGTCAGTTGTCAGCAAAACTGGCCTTACCTGAAACTGACATACAATTTAATCAAAATCCTGCAGCACGACTAGCTAAAAAGCTTTTTGAGTATATGAGGAGAGACGCTGCTTCAATTAGGATACAAAAGCACGTGCGCACCCATTCTGCCAGAAAAGCGTACGTGCAAGTATATGAATCAGCTATAGTAATACAGACAGGATTACGAGCAATGGCAGCTCGCAATGAACACAGGTTCCGAAGAGAGACCAAGGCATCCATAATTATCCAGGTTTGCACTATTATGCCTATCATGGTTTGCAAATAGTTTTTATAGGAAAACCATAATTAACAGTTCCTTGAATCACAGACTCGATGGCGCCAACACAGAGCTTATGTTGCTTACAAGCAGCAAAAGAGAGCTGCTTTGATTCTTCAGTGCTTGTGGAGGGCACGCATTGCAAGAAAGGAACTTCGGAAACTGAGAATGGTCTGTACAATTACACATCTTCAATACAAGCACATCATTCATTGTTAATGCTCATAAAGTAAGCATAACCATGTAAACAGGAAGCAAGAGAGACCGGCGCACTCAAAGAAGCAAAAGACAAGCTAGAAAAGAGAGTAGAAGAACTCACATGGCGGTTAGACGTCGAGAAGCGTTTGAGGGTAATTCACTTGGATCAATATAGTAGTTTCTGTAGTGTTTAGTATGTTACTTGGTCCAAAATGAGTTTATCTACTATGTCTTGCCGGCAGGCTGACCTTGAAGAAGCCAAGGGCCATGAAATTGAAAAGCTACAATCTGCACTACAAAAATTGCAAGAAAATCTCGAGGAAGCCCATGCAGCAGTAGTAAAGGAGAAAGAAGCTGCGAAGTTAGCGATTGAACAGGCACCACCAAAGATAGTAGAAGTGCCAGTTGTCGACAATGCAAAACTTGAGGAGTTGACAACTCAAAATAAAGAACTTGAGGTAATCCCCATTAAGTTCTGCATTTTTATTCAGATATAAGATTCATAATTTAATTCTTTAGAAAAGTTCTCACATACACATTTGGATCCAGGATGAACTAAGTACGTTTAAACAGAAGGCTGAGGATCTTCAAAATAAGCTTCTTGAGTTGCAAAAACAGTCTGATGAACTGTCACAGGAGACACAAGAACAAGCATCCAAAGTTGCTCAACTTCAAGAGCTGATCGAAAGGTACTAAGAAATTTTCTTCTTTGTAAAACTAAATCGTTTATATTACAAACGCTGCCCACATACTACCTCCACAATGTGGTGCAGGCTTGAAGCAAGTTTATCCAATATGGAATCTGAAAACCAGGTTCTACGACAACAATCACTGGTTGTTACATCAGCTGATGAGGATAAATCAAAACAGATAGAGAGGTACATTCTACAATATGCATACTTCACGTTCACATTTTTTTCCTTTCTAGGCTGTACTCATGTCCTATGACCTATGAGAAAGCCTCACAAACTAAAAAAATGATATGTTTAGATTGGAAAGCAAGATTGCCACCTTGGAGTCAGAGATCGAGTTTCTCCGCAGTAATTCTGCACTAGCTGTTCAGGCAGTGGTCGCTCCTGAAATTAATCAGACAACAGTAATCGAGGTAAATTTCCTTGAAGAGAACTTTGCAAAAACACTACTTGGGAGCATTAACTATTTGATAAGTAAAAACATTTGCATTAAATTCTGTCTAAAACCTCACTCATATTCAGGAACTTGACAAGGGACACCAGCTTGAAGAAGTTAAAACAGTCAATGTATGTGCTATAAGTTTTACCTGGCAAACATTTATATAAGATACTGCAAAATCTCATCCATATATCACATTAATGTGGACATATGCTACGATGCAGGAGCAGGTGGTTGTGCCTCCTGTAAAGAATCTAAGCAAACAAAAATCATTGACGGATCGACAGCAAGTATGGTCCCTGCTTTATTTTTTTTAGCATTAATGTGAAAAAACAAGTTCCGTGAATAAAAAACACAGACAATGAAGCATACTGAAGATTGATTTCTCACCATTTGTTCTTCCTTCATCCTTCCACAGGAAAACCACGATGCCCTGATTAAAAGTCTGATAGAAGACAGGAGATTTGACGACAAAAAATCCGCTGCAGCATGCATTGTCTACAAATCACTCCTACACTGGCATTCATTTGAAGCAGAGAAGACTAACATATTTGATCGTATCATCCAAACAATTAGGTCATCAGTTGAGGTTGCTATTCACATTGTATACCACTTAACTTTTTCATTGAAGTAAGACAATGTTGGCAAGCAAGTACTTGAGAAACTCATCACCTGAGTACATTAATTTACAGGGAGCAGAAAGTTCTGGAGAGCTTGCATATTGGCTGTCGACAACATCAACTCTCCTCTACTTATTACAAAACACTCTCAAAGCTAGCAGTTCATCAAGTAAAGGAACAAATCGCAACCGGCCCACAACAGGCAGTCTGTTCAGTAGAATGGTGCAGGTAAGTTCTCCATCCAGACTTTCTTTTAGAATGAGTTAAGGTTCTTATCTGAGGTTGCAACGTCAAGTTTGACCTCGTGGTCCACCATACAGGCCAAGGCCACTGGTAGACTAGTAGAGCACAATGCCATAGTGGTTGAGGCCATAGTTCAAGCTTCCCATTGAAATTCAAAGATAGAATGTGTTTTGTACTATGTATTTTTTTTCTCGTCAAGATTTCGCTAGTCAACTTTCATTTAGTACAGAGGACTGATGTTCACATGGTAAACATGAGCTTACACCCCATAACTTTCATTTCAGAGTGCTCGGACATCATCAGGATTAGGCATACCTAGTGGATACAGTGGAATGGTGGGAAGGCCTGACACTGCATCAATGGTAGAGGCAAAATATCCAGCACTTCGGTTCAAGCAACAGTTGACAGCATATGTCGAGAAGATATATGGGATAATCAGAGATAACCTGAAGAAGGAAATCAGTCCATTCTTGACTATGTGCATACAGGTACAGCAACTAAGCCATTTCCATTACCAGGATATGAGGAAATAGAATTTTCTAACAATTGTCGATTTTCATAGGCTCCAAGAGCTAACCGTGTGAGACCATCTCGGGGATCACTAAAAAGCATACACTCTAATGCGCTAGCTAGGCAAGCATCAAGTCTACATTGGCAAAACATTGTTAAGTGCCTGGATCATACACTGGAAACAATGAAAAATAACTATGTGAGTCTATCTTAATATTTTTCAGCTGTCTTACAATTAGGGAACTGCACAAATGCATTGCTGAATATAATTTCAATTTTGTAGGTGCCTCCGGTGATAATAAGGAAAACATTGAGCCAAGTATTTGCATATTTGAATGTGCAACTCTTCAACAGGTATTGCTATATATCATTCCAAGTCTTAGCACATCTTGACTGCACAAGTTCATATGGGTCACCAAAATATCCTTGGTAAATGCTTTACATGGTTGATTCTGTACTGTATCAAATTTCTACCCTTTTTGTTTAGTTTGCTACTTCGTCGGGAATGCTGCTCTTTTAGCAATGGGGAGTTCTTAAAGGCTGGTTTACAAGACCTGGAGCAGTGGTGCTCTAGAACAACTGAAGAGGTGAATATTTTTCCTCTTTTTTTGGTAATTTTAACAAGACAGAAATTATAATCAGCAAGAGAGTGCTAATTAAATTGAAATATTGTCCATAATGCAGTATGTAGGGACATCCTGGGATGAATTGCAACACATTAGGCAGGCAGTCGGGTTCCTGGTACGCCTGAAAACATGCAGTTATTTCAACGGTTATACTAGTTTGATCTGTCTACTTATTAAATGAATTCATATTACAGGTTTTGCATCAGAAGTCACACAAAACCCTGGAGGAAATCACAAATGAGCTTTGCCCTGTAAGCTATAAAGAAAGCATCTTATAAGTGCTTAGATTTTCTTCAAGCTAGCAAGTACGAAATGTTGTGTTTTCACAGGTTTTGAGCATAACTCAAATATATCGCATAGCAACGATGTTCTGGGACGACAAGTATGGTGCACAACGTCTATCTCAAGAGGTAAGTGCATGCCTGCTAACTTCACATGATTAAACATATACGCAATTCCAAGTACATTCAGCTTACTGAATGCGTGATCTATGCGTTGCTAAAGAGAACATCTTAACAAGAGTCAACTTTATTTCAGGTCATTGGAAAGATGAGAACGATGACAACAGATGACTCAATAACTACTCCAAATAGTTCTTTCTTGCTAGATGACGACTCAAGGTATGATCAGTAGTTCAGTACTAAGATGTGAACATGCATGCAGTAGATAACACAACTGAATCTGCAACCGTTATGACTCATCTAACGCCCAAATGAATGAAAATGCAGCATACCAATATCATTGGATGATATAGCTCGACTGATGGGTGACATTGATCCATCCGATGTGGAACCGCCCCCACTACTAAGGCAGAATTCTCAGTTTCACTTTCTTCTGCAGCAGCACACAGACTGACTGATATTTACAGATATAAAGAGTAAAACGGTACAGTTACTTGTGAAGTTACAGAGAACTGAAGATTTTTTATAGGAGCGCACAGATTGAGTTGTGGTTTTTTTCTTCCATTTTTTTATAACTTTGGGTGGGAAAATGCCTACAAAGAAAGGGAAATATAGGATATACCCTGATATCATTCTTTCGATTGTTTTGATTGACTGAAACAGAGAAAATTGTAATTATTTGAAGATGTATATAGATGATAGTATATATATTTGTACCCAACCACATTCAACGCAAAACAGATTCCTGATCTTCTGGTTAAGCTAATCATCAATACACCCACTAGGCCACTACCACGGTTGAATACATATTTATCCTAACGAACTAACCAACCATCCAACCTATGAACCTACTGCATTGGCTTCAGCCCTCCCTTTAATCTGTGGCTGCAATCCTGCATCTAAGCAGGATCCGGAATATACGAAAATATAGAAGCGATTAGACCTTCATATCGCAGAATCGTTAATTTCCCGCGAGAACGAACTCTGCAGAATACACATGGCATTATCATCACTAGCCCAACGCCCCCAAACGATTCAGGTCTCGTCTCTTAACCGTTTCCTACTGTGACAGCACGGAGTCGGATTTGCTGTAGGTGCTCCCAATCCCAACCATGGAATGgaatcccctcccctcccttcccaccTGCCTTTTCCCTCTCTCGTCTCCGGTGATTGATTGGACTCAGTCACTCAGATGCGGCGTGCTAGGCCGCTGGGCGTCTGCGTCGGGGGGAAACAGAGCGTCACTCGGGCCCGCCCGGGCGGGACTTGGAGCAACGGCGCGCGTGGTTCTCCTTTCTCTCTCGAGAATCGGTCGTGGAGTTGAGATGCAGACAAGAACCGCCGCCGTCCAGCGAGGAATAGTCGAATAGTACTGTACTCGTCTAGCCCATTgtggacccccccccccccccccccccctgagtTCTGGCTGTCCGTTTCTTCAGATGATCAGATCCTTATTACCTGGAAATCTGGAATGAACTCTTGCGACTTTTTTTCTGCTTCATGGACTGGATTGATGGGCAACGGCGGTGCATGCATCACTGCTGCCCCCGTTCCGAGCAGGGGGTGAGTCTTCTCTAATGGCTCCACAGGCAAAAAAAAGAGAGACAAAAATCCATAGCATTAACATGGACTATTGGGAGACTTTTGCCTAGATTGCCTGCAACAAGGAATGCATCACGCTAGCTAACATGCCAAGCAATTTCAGCCTGTCAGGCAGACAGGACACATGTGAATCACACGTTAAGCCATCGCGCATAGTCCATTTTGTTTTGTCTTAATGCATTTAAGAAAAAAACATGTTTAACCTAGACAGGAAGGTATTTTATATTATTTACCCGGAGAAAG
It encodes:
- the LOC136461109 gene encoding myosin-12-like isoform X2, which codes for MQGTPVNIIVGSHVWLEDPSEAWVDGVVTEIKGGDATIATTDGKTVVASLGSIYPKDTEAPPSGVDDMTKLAYLHEPGVLHNLSCRYGLNEIYTYTGNILIAVNPFQRLPHLYDVHMMEQYKGASFGELSPHLFAIADACYRALINDQESQAILVSGESGAGKTETTKMLMRYLAFMGGRSGTEGRTVEQQVLESNPVLEAFGNAKTVKNNNSSRFGKFVEIQFDKYGKISGAAVRTYLLERSRVCQVSDPERNYHCFYMLCSAPPEDVKRFKVGDPRSFHYLNQTNCYEVANVDDAREYIETRNAMDIVGIDQEEQDAIFRVVAAILHLGNINFSKGQEIDSSKLRDDKSVYHLKTVAELLMCDEKALEDSLCQRVIVTPDGNITKPLDPDSAALSRDALAKTVYSRLFDWIVDKINNSIGQDPDATNIIGVLDIYGFESFKINSFEQLCINFTNEKLQQHFNQHVFKMEQEEYTREEIDWSYVEFVDNQDVLDLIEKKPGGIIALLDEACMFPKSTHETFAQKMYQTYKAHKRFSKPKLARTAFTINHYAGDVTYQADQFLDKNKDYVVAEHQALLNSSRCPFVANLFPPLPEETSKQSKFSSIGTRFKQQLQSLMETLNTTEPHYIRCVKPNAVLKPGIFENYNVLNQLRCGGVLEAIRISCAGYPTKRTFDEFIDRFGMLAPELVDSDEKAACAAICDRMGLKGYQIGKTKVFLRAGQMAELDARRAEILANAVRLIQRRIKTHLMRKEFINLRKASVQSQKFWRARLAKKLFEYMRRDAASIRIQKHVRTHSARKAYVQVYESAIVIQTGLRAMAARNEHRFRRETKASIIIQTRWRQHRAYVAYKQQKRAALILQCLWRARIARKELRKLRMEARETGALKEAKDKLEKRVEELTWRLDVEKRLRADLEEAKGHEIEKLQSALQKLQENLEEAHAAVVKEKEAAKLAIEQAPPKIVEVPVVDNAKLEELTTQNKELEDELSTFKQKAEDLQNKLLELQKQSDELSQETQEQASKVAQLQELIERLEASLSNMESENQVLRQQSLVVTSADEDKSKQIERLESKIATLESEIEFLRSNSALAVQAVVAPEINQTTVIEELDKGHQLEEVKTVNEQVVVPPVKNLSKQKSLTDRQQENHDALIKSLIEDRRFDDKKSAAACIVYKSLLHWHSFEAEKTNIFDRIIQTIRSSVEGAESSGELAYWLSTTSTLLYLLQNTLKASSSSSKGTNRNRPTTGSLFSRMVQSARTSSGLGIPSGYSGMVGRPDTASMVEAKYPALRFKQQLTAYVEKIYGIIRDNLKKEISPFLTMCIQAPRANRVRPSRGSLKSIHSNALARQASSLHWQNIVKCLDHTLETMKNNYVPPVIIRKTLSQVFAYLNVQLFNSLLLRRECCSFSNGEFLKAGLQDLEQWCSRTTEEYVGTSWDELQHIRQAVGFLVLHQKSHKTLEEITNELCPVLSITQIYRIATMFWDDKYGAQRLSQEVIGKMRTMTTDDSITTPNSSFLLDDDSSIPISLDDIARLMGDIDPSDVEPPPLLRQNSQFHFLLQQHTD